From Vicinamibacterales bacterium, one genomic window encodes:
- a CDS encoding response regulator transcription factor produces MSNSTPPIRIVIADDHAIFREGLQRLLESEPGFEVVGMCGDGVEAVRVTVELRPDILLLDLAMPRASGIDVLRDLADHALDARIVILTAEIDSAEIVRAVQLGARGVLLKHAAIEVLYKCIRSVIAGEYWVGHQEFGRILESLRETTEPTPPRPAATLTARELQIVAAVVEGATNKDIGQQFNLSPQTVKNHLSHVFDKLGVSNRLELALYASHHRLGQRD; encoded by the coding sequence ATGTCCAATTCCACCCCCCCCATCCGCATCGTCATTGCGGACGACCACGCCATCTTTCGCGAGGGGCTGCAGCGCCTGCTCGAGTCGGAGCCGGGGTTCGAGGTCGTGGGGATGTGTGGCGACGGCGTGGAGGCGGTGCGCGTGACGGTCGAGCTCCGGCCAGACATCCTGTTGCTCGATCTCGCCATGCCCCGCGCGAGCGGTATCGACGTGCTGCGCGATCTCGCCGACCATGCGCTCGACGCGCGCATCGTCATCCTGACGGCGGAGATCGACAGCGCCGAGATCGTGCGCGCTGTGCAGCTCGGGGCGCGAGGCGTCCTGCTGAAGCACGCGGCGATCGAGGTGCTCTACAAGTGTATTCGGAGCGTCATCGCGGGCGAATATTGGGTGGGTCACCAGGAGTTCGGGCGGATCTTGGAATCGCTCCGCGAGACCACCGAGCCGACCCCACCACGCCCGGCCGCCACGCTGACGGCGCGCGAACTGCAGATCGTGGCCGCCGTGGTCGAGGGCGCGACGAACAAGGACATCGGCCAGCAGTTCAACCTCAGCCCGCAGACCGTCAAGAACCATCTGTCCCACGTCTTCGACAAGCTCGGCGTCTCGAACCGCCTGGAACTCGCCCTCTACGCCTCTCACCACAGGCTCGGACAGCGCGACTGA
- a CDS encoding response regulator transcription factor produces the protein MIADDHAIFREGLQRLLEIDPGFAVIGLCGDGAEALRLVEELKPDLLLLDLSMPVLSGVDTLMALRDRQLDVRVVVLTADVEREDVVRVMQLGARGVLIKNAAIDQLYACIRAVMAGEFWVAPDQFAQIVETLRDGPRPEPLPGTAAGLTLRELQIVAAVVEGATNKQIGDQLGLSRQTIKNHLSRVFDKLGVDSRLELVLHTRHHRLLENITAAQLAPPPKPAVEKPARPKTEPVEDAGNVVRFRKQR, from the coding sequence GTGATCGCCGACGACCACGCGATCTTTCGCGAGGGGCTTCAGCGCCTGCTTGAAATCGACCCTGGATTTGCCGTCATCGGCCTGTGCGGTGACGGAGCGGAGGCCTTGCGCCTGGTCGAGGAGTTGAAGCCGGATCTCCTGTTGCTCGACCTGTCGATGCCCGTGTTGAGCGGGGTCGACACGCTGATGGCACTGCGTGATCGGCAACTCGATGTGCGTGTGGTCGTGCTCACCGCCGACGTCGAACGCGAGGACGTGGTGCGCGTCATGCAACTCGGTGCGCGCGGCGTGCTGATCAAGAACGCGGCGATCGATCAGCTCTATGCCTGCATCCGCGCGGTGATGGCGGGCGAGTTCTGGGTGGCCCCGGACCAATTCGCGCAGATCGTGGAGACGCTGCGCGACGGCCCGCGGCCAGAGCCGCTGCCGGGGACTGCCGCCGGACTGACGCTCCGAGAACTGCAGATTGTCGCCGCCGTCGTCGAGGGCGCGACCAACAAACAGATTGGGGACCAGCTCGGCCTGAGCCGGCAGACGATCAAGAACCACCTTTCGCGCGTGTTCGACAAGCTGGGCGTGGACAGCCGCCTCGAGCTGGTGCTCCACACCAGGCACCACCGCCTCCTGGAGAACATCACCGCCGCGCAACTCGCGCCGCCCCCGAAGCCCGCTGTCGAAAAGCCCGCCCGGCCGAAGACGGAGCCCGTCGAGGATGCCGGCAACGTTGTCCGTTTCCGAAAACAGCGCTGA
- a CDS encoding histidine kinase, with translation MSPHFRFLRAPRWLVGRRADGVYQIDPQHAIFVAKILAAARLTFVVVGLIAVELHPGGLGQFGELPTLVLSAFVVFSVAVLVTAHLAPFAIVRGGLALHLVDLALIVVVTATTGGANSPFVSLFLYTLLSAGYRWGFPATILTGAFALVTALAAWGLHLWWGVGPHPLVHESLIRGVYIGVGALLIGFLAGEEQRQRLRSVAVARIMSRVTGEKGLVASVRAVLSDLLTTLAAPRGVLALEEDGTGRVYLWHVQQQPGQEAQIRLTREASGAASQYSLDVPPEVDALFLRRSLRTRHECGVHALNPLALDVNGTRIRRPCATSRGCTVAALCDVPPDWTTVYALPHVRGDGWRGRLIIFDSEMGGSRRNHLRFLQVVVRQVAPAVFNLYLQRRLESRSGAVERTTISRALHDGVIQSLIGVEMELEVLRRQPGAGLSPDVHERLGVLQGALAQEVLNVRDLMQMLKLDDVDPTNFVEHVADTVERFQVRTGIRARFLCDLNEVALPPRVCRQLAAIVQESLANVRKHSGAKNVVVRFAQTPDGWCLDVEDDGTGFDFEGRLSLKELASERRGPVIIKERVRSIGGQLTIDSRLGRGARLEITLAR, from the coding sequence ATGTCCCCGCACTTCCGGTTCCTCCGCGCGCCGCGATGGCTCGTCGGCCGCCGTGCGGACGGCGTCTACCAGATCGACCCGCAACACGCGATATTCGTCGCGAAGATCCTGGCCGCCGCACGCCTGACCTTCGTAGTGGTCGGCTTGATTGCCGTCGAACTGCACCCGGGTGGACTCGGCCAATTCGGCGAGTTGCCGACGCTCGTACTGTCCGCATTCGTGGTCTTCAGCGTCGCGGTGCTGGTCACCGCGCACCTGGCCCCATTCGCCATCGTCCGTGGCGGCCTCGCCCTTCATCTCGTCGATCTTGCGTTGATCGTCGTCGTCACAGCGACAACGGGCGGTGCGAACAGCCCGTTCGTGTCGCTCTTCCTCTATACCCTGCTGTCGGCCGGCTATCGCTGGGGGTTCCCAGCCACGATTCTCACCGGCGCGTTCGCCCTGGTGACCGCACTCGCGGCATGGGGACTGCACCTTTGGTGGGGCGTCGGACCGCATCCGCTCGTGCACGAGTCGCTGATCCGCGGGGTCTATATCGGCGTCGGCGCACTGCTGATAGGATTCCTCGCGGGGGAAGAGCAGCGGCAGCGCCTGCGATCGGTTGCCGTCGCGCGCATCATGAGCCGCGTCACCGGCGAGAAGGGGCTGGTGGCCAGCGTCAGGGCCGTGCTCTCGGACCTGCTGACGACGTTGGCCGCGCCGCGCGGCGTTCTCGCGCTCGAAGAAGACGGGACCGGCCGCGTGTACTTGTGGCACGTGCAGCAGCAGCCCGGGCAGGAAGCGCAGATTCGCTTGACGCGCGAAGCGAGCGGCGCCGCCTCGCAGTACTCGCTCGACGTGCCTCCCGAGGTCGACGCGCTGTTCCTTCGGAGGAGCCTGCGGACTCGTCACGAGTGCGGCGTTCACGCCCTCAACCCGCTCGCTCTCGACGTCAACGGAACGCGCATCCGCCGGCCATGCGCGACCAGCCGCGGCTGCACCGTCGCGGCGCTGTGTGACGTGCCGCCCGACTGGACCACCGTGTACGCCCTGCCGCACGTCCGAGGCGATGGATGGAGAGGACGGCTCATCATCTTCGATTCCGAGATGGGGGGCAGCCGTCGGAATCACCTGCGATTCCTGCAAGTCGTCGTGCGTCAGGTCGCTCCGGCGGTCTTCAACCTCTACCTGCAGCGCCGGCTCGAGTCGCGCAGCGGCGCGGTCGAGCGAACGACCATCTCTCGCGCGTTGCACGACGGCGTGATCCAGTCGCTCATCGGGGTGGAGATGGAGCTCGAGGTGTTGCGGCGTCAACCCGGAGCGGGCCTCTCGCCGGACGTGCACGAGCGGCTGGGCGTGCTGCAGGGCGCGCTCGCGCAGGAAGTCTTGAACGTCCGCGATCTGATGCAGATGTTGAAGCTCGATGACGTGGACCCGACGAACTTCGTCGAGCACGTGGCGGATACGGTGGAGCGGTTCCAGGTGCGGACCGGCATCCGCGCGCGGTTCCTCTGCGACCTGAACGAGGTGGCGCTGCCGCCGCGGGTGTGCCGGCAGCTTGCGGCCATCGTGCAGGAGTCGCTGGCGAACGTCCGCAAACACAGTGGCGCAAAGAACGTCGTCGTGCGCTTCGCGCAGACGCCAGACGGCTGGTGCCTCGACGTCGAAGACGACGGGACAGGGTTCGACTTCGAGGGGCGGTTGTCGCTGAAAGAGCTTGCCAGCGAGCGGCGGGGACCGGTGATCATCAAGGAACGCGTGCGCTCGATAGGCGGCCAGCTGACGATAGACTCGCGCCTCGGCCGCGGCGCAAGGCTCGAGATCACGCTGGCCCGCTGA
- a CDS encoding sigma 54-interacting transcriptional regulator encodes MARFGATWRSTGSVSFPTLRRMVEPAPPNSTHLRRIVAHSSSMRAVLESVEVAAAQPGGVLICGERGTGRQLLAREVHRRWAGLSAPFQRLDCTAGCVDRLVALIDERPAACQSGTLFFAQIETLPAQSQWRLARLFDDHRIGLRPMASAAAWVSASAGDAVIRADLWQRLAGIRIEVPPLRKRREDIPELAASFLNDECRRQETGPKVFDPEAVALLTALPWHGNVAELLALAQMLAERVPTQTISVEDVLNAVHLDGAVENFQTVGTLREATRHFERDYISTAIESHRGRIADAAEALGVQRPNLYRKMRNLGIRSKALKPQ; translated from the coding sequence ATGGCGCGGTTTGGCGCAACTTGGCGCTCGACGGGGAGTGTATCTTTTCCTACACTCCGGCGCATGGTTGAACCGGCTCCGCCGAATTCCACCCACCTTCGCCGAATTGTCGCCCACTCATCGTCCATGCGTGCCGTTCTCGAGAGCGTCGAGGTGGCGGCTGCGCAACCTGGAGGTGTGCTCATCTGTGGCGAGCGCGGCACCGGGCGTCAACTCCTGGCTCGCGAAGTCCATCGGCGTTGGGCCGGCCTGTCGGCTCCTTTCCAGCGTCTGGACTGCACTGCCGGTTGTGTCGACCGCCTCGTGGCCCTGATCGACGAACGTCCGGCCGCCTGCCAGAGCGGCACGTTGTTCTTCGCGCAGATCGAGACCCTTCCCGCGCAGTCCCAGTGGCGCCTGGCGCGCCTGTTCGACGACCACCGCATCGGCCTTCGCCCGATGGCGTCCGCCGCGGCGTGGGTGTCCGCGTCTGCCGGAGATGCGGTGATTCGCGCCGACCTGTGGCAGCGGTTGGCCGGCATCCGCATCGAGGTCCCCCCCCTCCGGAAGCGCCGGGAAGACATCCCGGAACTCGCCGCCTCGTTTCTCAACGACGAGTGCCGCCGCCAGGAGACTGGCCCGAAGGTCTTCGATCCCGAGGCCGTGGCGCTACTGACCGCGTTGCCATGGCACGGCAACGTGGCAGAACTTCTGGCACTCGCCCAAATGCTGGCGGAGCGCGTGCCCACACAAACGATTTCCGTCGAGGACGTCCTGAACGCTGTCCACCTCGATGGCGCCGTCGAGAACTTCCAGACCGTCGGCACGCTTCGCGAGGCGACCCGCCACTTCGAGCGGGACTACATCAGCACCGCCATCGAATCTCACCGCGGCCGAATTGCGGATGCCGCAGAGGCGCTGGGCGTTCAGCGGCCGAACCTCTATCGGAAGATGCGAAACTTGGGCATCAGATCGAAGGCGCTGAAGCCTCAGTAG
- the dusB gene encoding tRNA dihydrouridine synthase DusB, translating to MSLLPLSTPFALAPMAGMTDTAFRRLVKRQGGCGLVVTEMVSSEGLVRGLDRTLQYVEFTEEERPVAVQLFGGDPEKMARAALILEGIGADAVDVNMGCPVPKVAKGNAGCRLMREPDRAAAIVQAMTRAVSIPVTVKMRAGWNDREVNAPELARLVEKAGAAAISVHGRTAAQSYGGRADWDLIARVARAVSIPVFGNGDCTEPHDLLRRLEESGVAGILVGRGVLRNPWIFAQAAALAAGRAVPETSLAERGRFLLEYIDLLLTERVNEPADFRHEAAGSRRSTQRPQATEGHSMTEGASAISGHSVSIGVQGAGGPDRGHDRWVINKVRALSAWFTRGLDNGSHLRQLVNHTDSLPELRKQIRDFFGV from the coding sequence ATGTCCCTTCTTCCTCTGTCCACTCCCTTCGCCCTTGCCCCCATGGCCGGGATGACCGATACGGCCTTTCGCCGCTTGGTGAAGCGTCAGGGCGGGTGCGGTCTGGTTGTGACGGAGATGGTCAGTTCGGAAGGATTGGTGCGCGGCCTCGACCGCACCCTGCAATACGTGGAGTTCACCGAAGAGGAGCGGCCGGTCGCCGTTCAGCTCTTCGGCGGCGATCCGGAGAAGATGGCGCGCGCCGCCCTGATCCTCGAAGGGATTGGCGCCGACGCGGTGGATGTCAACATGGGCTGCCCCGTGCCGAAGGTGGCCAAGGGGAACGCCGGCTGCCGCCTGATGCGCGAACCGGACCGTGCGGCCGCGATCGTCCAGGCGATGACGCGTGCCGTGTCGATACCGGTCACCGTGAAGATGCGGGCCGGCTGGAACGACCGCGAGGTGAACGCGCCGGAGTTGGCCAGACTCGTGGAGAAGGCCGGCGCCGCCGCGATTTCGGTGCACGGGCGGACCGCCGCGCAGTCCTACGGCGGCCGTGCAGACTGGGACCTGATCGCGCGAGTTGCCAGGGCCGTCTCCATTCCCGTCTTCGGCAACGGCGACTGCACCGAGCCGCACGATTTGCTCCGTCGCCTCGAGGAGTCCGGAGTCGCCGGCATCCTCGTCGGCCGCGGGGTGCTACGCAACCCGTGGATCTTCGCCCAGGCCGCGGCGCTCGCCGCGGGCCGCGCTGTCCCGGAAACCTCCCTGGCCGAGCGCGGCCGCTTCCTGCTCGAGTACATCGACCTGCTCCTGACCGAACGTGTCAACGAACCCGCCGACTTCCGCCACGAGGCGGCCGGGTCGAGGAGATCCACGCAACGACCGCAAGCCACAGAGGGCCATTCGATGACGGAAGGCGCCTCCGCGATATCTGGGCACTCTGTGTCGATCGGCGTCCAGGGGGCGGGCGGGCCTGACCGGGGTCACGACCGGTGGGTGATCAACAAGGTCCGCGCGCTATCCGCCTGGTTCACCCGCGGCCTCGACAACGGCTCCCACCTCCGACAGCTCGTCAACCACACCGACTCGCTGCCCGAGTTGCGGAAACAGATCAGGGACTTCTTTGGGGTGTGA
- a CDS encoding UpxY family transcription antiterminator encodes MPGAYEPAQQKPSVPTERSGPDSPSTSAEPWYAVWTRSRAEKAVHDQLASKDIEVFLPTVMRWSRWKDRSKQIDWPLFPGYCFARFESHDALKILTCTGVATIVSFDGKLAPIPDSEVSSIRRLVTSGLQYDPCPFIQEGDPVEVVHGPLTGVKGHLVKKGPRARLVLSVYLISRAVVVTVDAADIRKM; translated from the coding sequence ATGCCAGGAGCCTACGAACCGGCGCAGCAGAAGCCGAGCGTTCCGACCGAGCGCTCGGGGCCAGACAGTCCGAGCACGTCGGCCGAACCCTGGTACGCCGTGTGGACGCGGTCGCGCGCCGAGAAGGCGGTGCACGACCAACTGGCGAGCAAGGACATCGAGGTCTTCCTGCCGACCGTCATGCGCTGGAGCCGCTGGAAGGATCGCAGCAAGCAGATCGACTGGCCGCTGTTTCCCGGGTATTGCTTCGCGCGCTTCGAGTCGCACGACGCGCTGAAGATCCTCACGTGCACCGGCGTCGCCACGATTGTCTCGTTCGACGGCAAGCTGGCGCCAATTCCCGACTCGGAAGTGAGCAGCATCCGCCGCCTGGTGACGAGCGGCCTGCAGTACGATCCGTGCCCGTTCATCCAGGAAGGCGATCCCGTCGAAGTCGTGCACGGGCCGCTGACGGGGGTGAAAGGGCACCTCGTGAAGAAAGGTCCGCGCGCCCGGCTCGTTCTGTCTGTGTACCTGATCAGCCGGGCCGTGGTGGTGACGGTTGATGCTGCCGACATCAGGAAGATGTAG
- a CDS encoding peptidylprolyl isomerase, protein MFSTTRLVRPLVFVVALATVGLVTVRAEIIEQVLVKVNGDIITKSDLETRQVAALRQRGNQANMSDADLKKAIAEMTPQIIVETIDEMLLLQRGKDLGYKLTDDRFKQIVDNIKKENKIETEEQFEGALKAENLTLADLRRSIEKSAVITQVQQAEVLGRISVSEEEAHKYFDGHKSDFTSPATMMLREILVSVPKSAKGMNVAEDEAAKTKAETIRGRVAGGENFEKVVGEASDAASKANGGLIGPISKDDLAPELRKVFDTMKQGDVTPVLRTAGGYQIFKIETLNAAAVLAFDQARDQIADKVANTKRAAEFQKFLQKLRAQAIIDWKNADLKKLYDKRVGEELTVPAKG, encoded by the coding sequence ATGTTCAGTACAACTCGCCTCGTTCGCCCGCTCGTGTTCGTCGTGGCACTCGCGACAGTCGGCCTCGTGACCGTCCGCGCCGAGATCATCGAGCAGGTGCTCGTCAAGGTGAACGGCGACATCATCACCAAGTCCGACCTCGAGACCCGGCAGGTGGCGGCGCTGCGGCAGCGTGGCAATCAGGCCAACATGTCCGACGCCGATTTGAAGAAGGCCATCGCCGAGATGACGCCGCAGATCATCGTCGAGACGATCGACGAGATGTTGCTGCTGCAGCGCGGCAAGGACCTCGGCTACAAGCTCACCGACGATCGCTTCAAGCAGATCGTGGACAACATCAAGAAAGAGAACAAGATCGAGACCGAGGAGCAGTTCGAGGGAGCCCTCAAGGCCGAGAATCTGACGCTGGCCGACCTGCGGCGGTCCATCGAGAAGTCGGCGGTCATCACCCAGGTGCAGCAGGCCGAGGTGCTCGGTCGCATTTCCGTCAGCGAGGAAGAGGCCCACAAGTACTTCGACGGCCACAAGTCGGACTTCACGTCGCCCGCGACGATGATGCTGCGCGAAATCCTGGTGTCCGTGCCGAAGAGCGCAAAGGGGATGAACGTCGCGGAGGACGAGGCGGCGAAGACGAAGGCCGAGACAATCAGGGGACGCGTCGCCGGCGGCGAGAATTTCGAGAAGGTGGTCGGAGAGGCATCCGACGCTGCCTCGAAGGCCAACGGGGGTCTCATCGGGCCGATCAGCAAGGACGACCTGGCGCCGGAACTGCGCAAGGTGTTCGATACCATGAAGCAGGGCGACGTCACGCCCGTGCTGCGCACCGCGGGCGGCTATCAGATCTTCAAGATCGAGACGCTGAATGCGGCCGCCGTGCTTGCGTTCGACCAGGCGCGCGACCAGATTGCGGACAAGGTGGCGAACACCAAACGCGCGGCCGAGTTCCAGAAGTTCCTGCAGAAGCTGCGCGCCCAGGCGATCATCGACTGGAAGAACGCCGACCTGAAGAAGCTGTACGACAAGAGGGTGGGCGAGGAGTTGACGGTTCCGGCGAAAGGCTGA